One window of Pseudomonas sp. ML2-2023-3 genomic DNA carries:
- a CDS encoding xanthine phosphoribosyltransferase — MEALHKKIREEGIVLSDQVLKVDAFLNHQIDPQLMKEIGDEFARLFKDSGITKIVTIEASGIAPAVMTGLNLGVPVIFARKHQSLTLTENLLSATVYSFTKQTESTVAISPRHLQSSDRVLVIDDFLANGKASQALISIIKQAGATVAGLGIVIEKSFQGGRAELDAQGYRVESLARVQSLAGGKVTFIE; from the coding sequence AAGGTCGACGCCTTCTTGAATCATCAGATCGACCCTCAGTTGATGAAAGAAATCGGCGACGAATTCGCGCGTTTGTTCAAGGATTCGGGCATTACCAAGATCGTCACCATTGAAGCGTCGGGTATTGCTCCTGCCGTGATGACTGGCTTGAACTTGGGTGTACCTGTGATTTTTGCGCGTAAGCACCAGTCCCTGACCCTGACTGAAAACCTGTTGTCGGCCACGGTGTACTCGTTCACCAAGCAGACAGAAAGCACTGTTGCGATCTCCCCGCGTCACCTGCAAAGCAGCGACCGCGTGTTGGTCATCGACGACTTCCTGGCCAACGGCAAAGCCTCGCAGGCACTGATTTCGATCATCAAGCAAGCGGGCGCTACCGTTGCCGGTCTTGGCATCGTGATCGAGAAGTCGTTTCAGGGCGGCCGTGCCGAACTGGACGCACAGGGCTATCGCGTCGAGTCCCTGGCCCGGGTTCAATCCCTGGCTGGCGGTAAAGTGACCTTTATCGAGTAA
- a CDS encoding acetyl-CoA hydrolase/transferase C-terminal domain-containing protein has product MVQSCSIERAVDDVLARLPMHIHLGLPLGLGKANRFVNALYQRIKLLPERRLTIYTALSLGRPPLGDGLQRLFLEPFVERVFGDYIELDYLADLHRNSLPGNIVVEQFFMQPGSLLNSPPAQQDYVSSNYSHAARDINAGGLNLVAQMVARNPQDARRLSLSCNPDITLDLLPMIAKRRAEGETILMLGQVHSDLPYMPGDSELDVEDFDLLIDEDERTTLFSTPNMPVSLQDHLIGLHASTLIRDGGTLQIGIGSMGDALSAALLARQGNNDDYRALLNEIDITPWHTLIEQQGGIEPFARGLYGCSEMFVHGLMVLADAGIVRRKVYPDAERQAQANAGTLDESLQSDGVSIHGGFILGPQELYQRLRDLPHSKLSEFNMTAISYINELYGQEDLKRLQRRDARFVNSAFTATLLGAAVADQLEDGRVLSGVGGQYNFVAQGHALHDARSVIMLRSWRESGGEVSSNIVWEYGHCTIPRHLRDIVVTEYGIADLRGKTDRNVIEALLNITDSRFQTELIAQAQQIGKLPKDFCLDPRFADNSPERLQAIAARHSHLFPEYPLGSDFSAQEQDLLRALNWLKSKFKLTQIYQLGKATLDAPSPQAYPEHLERMHLAEPDGLREELYQRLLLAGLQATRR; this is encoded by the coding sequence ATGGTGCAGTCCTGTTCGATCGAGCGCGCAGTCGATGATGTCCTGGCGCGACTACCCATGCATATTCACCTGGGCCTGCCGCTGGGGCTGGGCAAGGCCAACCGGTTCGTCAACGCGCTGTATCAGCGGATCAAACTGTTACCCGAGCGCCGGCTCACGATCTACACCGCCCTGAGCCTTGGTCGCCCGCCGCTTGGGGATGGTTTGCAGCGGCTGTTTCTGGAGCCTTTTGTCGAGCGGGTATTTGGCGACTACATCGAACTGGACTACCTGGCCGACCTGCATCGCAACAGCCTGCCCGGCAATATAGTCGTCGAGCAATTCTTCATGCAGCCGGGGAGTTTGCTCAACAGCCCCCCAGCCCAGCAGGATTATGTCAGCAGCAACTACAGCCACGCGGCACGAGATATCAATGCTGGCGGCCTGAACCTGGTGGCGCAGATGGTTGCCCGCAACCCTCAGGATGCACGGCGCCTGAGCTTGAGCTGCAACCCCGACATCACCCTCGATTTATTGCCCATGATTGCCAAGCGGCGAGCCGAGGGCGAAACCATTTTGATGCTCGGCCAGGTCCACAGCGACCTGCCCTACATGCCCGGCGACTCGGAACTTGACGTTGAGGATTTTGACCTCCTGATCGACGAAGATGAGCGCACTACGCTGTTTTCTACCCCCAACATGCCGGTAAGCCTGCAAGATCACCTTATCGGTTTACATGCCAGTACCCTGATACGGGATGGCGGCACCCTGCAGATTGGCATTGGCTCGATGGGCGACGCCCTGAGTGCCGCCTTGCTGGCGCGCCAGGGCAACAATGACGACTATCGCGCCCTGCTCAACGAGATCGACATCACGCCCTGGCACACGCTGATTGAACAGCAGGGCGGTATCGAGCCGTTCGCCCGGGGCTTGTATGGTTGCAGCGAAATGTTTGTCCACGGACTGATGGTGCTGGCCGATGCCGGGATTGTGCGGCGCAAGGTCTATCCCGATGCCGAACGGCAAGCACAGGCCAACGCAGGGACCCTGGACGAAAGCCTGCAAAGCGACGGCGTGAGCATCCACGGGGGCTTCATCCTTGGCCCGCAGGAGCTTTACCAGCGACTGCGAGACCTGCCCCACAGCAAGCTCAGCGAATTCAACATGACTGCCATCAGCTACATCAACGAGCTGTATGGCCAGGAAGATTTGAAGCGCCTGCAACGGCGCGATGCGAGGTTCGTAAACAGTGCCTTTACCGCCACCTTGCTCGGTGCCGCCGTGGCCGATCAACTGGAAGACGGGCGGGTGCTCAGCGGGGTAGGCGGGCAATACAACTTCGTCGCCCAGGGCCATGCGCTGCATGACGCACGCTCGGTCATCATGCTGCGCAGCTGGCGCGAATCGGGAGGCGAGGTGAGTTCCAATATCGTCTGGGAGTACGGCCACTGCACCATCCCGCGACACTTGCGCGACATCGTGGTCACCGAATACGGGATCGCCGATTTACGCGGCAAAACCGATCGCAACGTCATCGAAGCCCTGCTCAACATCACCGACTCGCGCTTCCAGACCGAGCTGATAGCGCAGGCGCAGCAAATCGGCAAACTGCCCAAGGACTTTTGCCTGGACCCACGGTTTGCCGATAACAGCCCGGAACGCTTGCAGGCCATTGCCGCCAGGCACTCGCACTTGTTCCCCGAGTACCCGTTGGGCAGTGATTTCAGCGCGCAGGAGCAAGACCTGCTGCGAGCGCTGAACTGGCTCAAGAGCAAATTCAAGCTCACGCAAATTTACCAGCTGGGCAAAGCCACACTGGACGCGCCCTCGCCGCAGGCATATCCCGAACACCTGGAGCGTATGCACCTCGCCGAACCGGACGGACTGCGCGAGGAGCTTTATCAGCGCTTGCTGCTGGCAGGGCTGCAGGCAACGAGGCGCTAA
- a CDS encoding cytochrome c5 family protein has protein sequence MKMLAVPATVMALWAVSAQATTNDDIAKRLEPVGKVCVQGQECKGMEVTASVGGGGGMTPDDIIAKHCSACHGTGLLGAPKIGDTAAWKERADHQGGLDGILAKAITGINAMPPKGTCMTCSDEDLKGAIEKMSGLK, from the coding sequence ATGAAAATGCTGGCCGTACCAGCAACAGTAATGGCCCTTTGGGCAGTCAGCGCTCAGGCAACAACGAACGATGACATCGCAAAACGTCTTGAGCCAGTCGGTAAAGTCTGTGTTCAAGGGCAAGAATGCAAAGGCATGGAAGTGACTGCCTCTGTGGGCGGTGGCGGCGGCATGACCCCCGACGACATCATTGCCAAGCATTGCAGCGCATGCCACGGCACCGGCCTGTTGGGCGCACCGAAAATCGGTGACACCGCAGCCTGGAAAGAGCGCGCTGATCACCAGGGCGGTCTTGATGGCATCCTGGCCAAGGCCATCACCGGTATCAACGCCATGCCGCCTAAAGGCACCTGCATGACGTGCTCCGATGAAGACCTTAAAGGCGCCATCGAGAAGATGTCCGGTTTGAAGTAA
- a CDS encoding cupin domain-containing protein, with translation MDVGERLQSIRKLKGLSQRELAKRAGVTNSTISMIEKNSVSPSISSLRKVLSGIPMSMVEFFSEEILQENPTQIVYKANELIDISDGAVTMKLVGKAHPSRAIAFLNEIYPPGADTGDEMLTHEGEETGILVEGRLELIVGLETFVLEAGDSYYFESSKPHRFRNPFDVAARLISAATPANF, from the coding sequence TTGGACGTCGGTGAACGACTGCAATCCATCCGCAAACTGAAAGGCCTGTCACAACGTGAACTCGCCAAGCGCGCGGGCGTCACCAACAGCACCATTTCGATGATCGAAAAGAACAGCGTGAGCCCGTCCATAAGCTCCCTGAGAAAAGTGCTGAGTGGCATCCCCATGTCCATGGTCGAGTTTTTTTCCGAAGAGATCCTTCAAGAAAACCCGACTCAGATTGTGTACAAAGCCAACGAGCTGATCGACATTTCCGATGGCGCCGTGACCATGAAACTGGTCGGCAAGGCACATCCAAGCCGGGCCATCGCCTTTCTCAACGAGATTTATCCACCGGGTGCCGATACCGGGGACGAAATGCTGACCCATGAAGGCGAAGAAACCGGGATTTTAGTGGAAGGTCGCCTAGAGTTAATCGTGGGGCTTGAAACCTTCGTGCTCGAAGCTGGTGACAGCTACTATTTCGAAAGCTCAAAGCCACACCGTTTCCGTAATCCGTTCGACGTTGCGGCGCGACTAATCAGCGCAGCCACCCCGGCGAACTTCTAA
- the alr gene encoding alanine racemase — translation MRPARALIDLQALRHNYQLAREVTGAKALAVIKADAYGHGAVRCAQALEAEADGFAVACIEEALELRAAGIGAPILLLEGFFEADELPLIVEHDFWCVVHSLWQLDAIEQARLAKPIHVWLKLDSGMHRVGLHPNDYKPAYQRLQASANVAKIVLMSHFARADELDCTRSVEQVAVFLGARADLTAEISLRNSPAVLGWPRVPSDWVRPGLMLYGTSPFDEPQATASRLQPVMTLESKVINVRELPAGEPVGYGAKFITPKPMRIGVVAMGYADGYPRQAPTGTPVLVAGVRSQLLGRVSMDMLCIDLTDVPQAGLGSTVELWGKNILASEVAAKADTIPYQIFCNLKRAPRLYSGS, via the coding sequence ATGCGCCCAGCCCGTGCCCTGATCGACCTCCAAGCCCTGCGTCACAATTACCAACTGGCCCGTGAAGTCACGGGGGCCAAAGCCCTCGCTGTGATCAAGGCCGATGCCTACGGCCACGGAGCCGTGCGCTGCGCCCAGGCCCTTGAGGCTGAAGCCGACGGTTTTGCCGTCGCCTGTATTGAAGAAGCACTGGAACTGCGCGCCGCCGGTATTGGCGCGCCCATCCTGCTGCTCGAAGGTTTTTTTGAAGCCGATGAACTGCCACTGATCGTCGAACACGACTTTTGGTGCGTGGTGCATTCGCTGTGGCAGCTCGATGCCATCGAGCAGGCCAGACTCGCCAAACCGATCCACGTGTGGCTGAAACTGGACAGCGGCATGCACCGCGTCGGTTTGCACCCCAATGATTACAAGCCTGCATACCAGCGTCTGCAGGCCAGTGCCAATGTGGCGAAAATCGTGCTGATGAGCCACTTTGCCCGCGCCGATGAGCTCGATTGCACCCGAAGCGTGGAGCAAGTCGCTGTGTTCCTGGGCGCTCGCGCCGACTTGACCGCAGAAATCAGCTTGCGTAACTCGCCGGCTGTACTCGGCTGGCCACGCGTGCCAAGCGACTGGGTGCGCCCGGGCCTGATGCTGTATGGCACCTCGCCATTTGACGAACCCCAGGCCACTGCATCACGCCTGCAGCCGGTGATGACACTGGAATCCAAGGTGATTAACGTCCGCGAACTGCCCGCCGGTGAGCCCGTGGGCTACGGCGCCAAATTCATTACCCCGAAGCCGATGCGCATTGGCGTGGTCGCCATGGGGTATGCCGACGGCTATCCGCGTCAGGCCCCCACCGGTACGCCCGTGTTGGTGGCCGGTGTACGCAGCCAATTGCTGGGCCGTGTGTCGATGGACATGCTGTGCATCGATCTCACCGATGTGCCGCAGGCAGGCCTGGGTTCGACAGTGGAGCTGTGGGGCAAAAACATCCTCGCCAGTGAAGTGGCAGCCAAGGCAGACACCATTCCTTACCAGATTTTCTGCAACCTGAAACGAGCGCCACGCCTCTATTCCGGGAGCTGA
- a CDS encoding RidA family protein, giving the protein MAIQRQLTNERMSQIVAHNGTVYLSGQVGDDMNAGIEQQTRETLANIEHLLDLAGTDKSNILSVTIYLKDIDADFTGMNSVWDQWLPKGVAPARATVEAKLCEPEILVELSVVAALP; this is encoded by the coding sequence ATGGCAATCCAGCGCCAGCTCACCAATGAACGCATGAGCCAGATCGTTGCCCATAACGGTACTGTTTACCTGTCTGGTCAAGTCGGTGACGACATGAACGCCGGGATTGAGCAGCAAACCCGTGAAACACTGGCCAACATCGAGCACTTGCTGGACCTGGCGGGTACCGACAAAAGCAACATCCTGTCGGTAACCATCTACCTCAAAGACATTGATGCCGACTTTACCGGCATGAACAGCGTCTGGGATCAGTGGCTGCCTAAAGGCGTTGCACCGGCCCGCGCTACCGTCGAAGCCAAGTTGTGCGAACCTGAAATCCTGGTCGAATTGTCTGTTGTGGCAGCACTGCCCTAG
- the dadA gene encoding D-amino acid dehydrogenase, giving the protein MRVMVLGGGVIGTASAYYLARAGFDVVVVDRQPAVAMETSFANAGQVSPGYASPWAAPGVPLKAIKWLLERHAPLAIKATANIDQYLWMAQMLRNCTASRYAVNKERMVRLSEYSRDCLDELRAETGIAYEARNLGTTQLFRTQAQLDGAAKDIAVLKESGVPFELLDRAGIARVEPALANVTDILAGALRLPNDQTGDCQMFTTRLAEMAKNLGVEFRFGQDIQRLDYAGDRINGVMIDGKLETADRYVLALGSYSPQMLKPLGIKAPVYPLKGYSLTIPITNPDMAPTSTILDETYKVAITRFDNRIRVGGMAEIAGFDLSLNPRRRETLEMIVNDLYPQGGDLSQASFWTGLRPTTPDGTPIVGATPFKNLFLNTGHGTLGWTMACGSGRFLADVMARKTPQISAEGLDISRYGNHQETAKHGNPAPAHQ; this is encoded by the coding sequence ATGCGAGTTATGGTATTGGGTGGCGGCGTTATTGGTACTGCCAGCGCCTATTATCTGGCCCGAGCCGGTTTCGATGTGGTCGTCGTTGACCGTCAGCCAGCCGTTGCAATGGAAACCAGCTTTGCCAACGCCGGCCAGGTGTCGCCAGGCTACGCTTCCCCGTGGGCAGCGCCGGGCGTGCCGCTGAAGGCAATCAAATGGCTGCTGGAGCGCCACGCGCCCCTGGCAATCAAGGCCACTGCCAACATCGACCAATACCTGTGGATGGCGCAAATGCTGCGCAATTGCACCGCCAGCCGCTATGCCGTGAACAAGGAGCGCATGGTTCGCCTGTCCGAGTACAGCCGTGATTGCCTCGACGAACTGCGCGCCGAAACCGGTATCGCCTACGAGGCTCGCAACCTGGGCACCACTCAATTGTTCCGCACCCAGGCCCAACTGGATGGCGCGGCCAAGGACATCGCGGTTCTCAAGGAATCCGGCGTTCCGTTCGAACTGCTCGACCGTGCAGGTATCGCCCGGGTTGAACCCGCACTGGCCAACGTGACCGACATTCTGGCCGGCGCCCTGCGTCTGCCCAATGACCAGACCGGCGACTGTCAGATGTTTACCACCCGCCTGGCCGAAATGGCCAAGAACCTGGGTGTTGAATTCCGCTTCGGTCAAGACATCCAGCGTCTGGACTACGCAGGCGACCGCATCAATGGCGTAATGATCGACGGCAAGCTCGAAACCGCTGATCGCTACGTGCTGGCACTCGGCAGCTACTCGCCGCAGATGCTCAAGCCGCTGGGCATCAAGGCCCCGGTTTACCCGCTCAAGGGTTACTCGCTGACCATCCCGATCACCAATCCGGACATGGCCCCGACGTCGACTATTCTCGACGAGACCTACAAGGTCGCGATCACCCGTTTCGACAACCGTATCCGTGTTGGCGGCATGGCTGAAATCGCCGGCTTCGATCTGTCGCTGAACCCGCGCCGACGCGAAACCCTGGAGATGATCGTCAACGACCTTTATCCTCAGGGCGGTGACTTGAGCCAGGCCAGCTTCTGGACCGGCTTGCGTCCTACTACGCCGGACGGCACGCCGATTGTGGGTGCGACCCCGTTCAAAAACCTGTTCCTGAACACCGGTCATGGCACGCTCGGTTGGACCATGGCCTGCGGCTCCGGTCGCTTCCTTGCGGATGTGATGGCCAGGAAGACACCACAAATCAGCGCCGAAGGCCTTGATATTTCCCGCTACGGCAACCACCAGGAGACTGCAAAACATGGCAATCCAGCGCCAGCTCACCAATGA
- a CDS encoding Lrp/AsnC ligand binding domain-containing protein, with product MRTNHQTKRELDKIDRNILRILQVDGRISFTELGEKVGLSTTPCTERVRRLEREGIIMGYNARLNPQHLQGSLLVFVEISLDYKSGDTFDEFRRAVLKLPHVLECHLVSGDFDYLVKARISEMASYRKLLGDILLKLPHVRESKSYIVMEEVKESLNLPIAD from the coding sequence ATGCGTACAAATCACCAAACAAAACGTGAATTGGACAAGATTGACCGCAATATTTTGCGCATCCTTCAGGTCGATGGCCGCATCTCGTTTACCGAGCTGGGAGAGAAGGTCGGGCTGTCCACTACGCCCTGTACAGAACGGGTAAGAAGGCTGGAGCGTGAAGGCATCATCATGGGCTATAACGCCCGGCTCAACCCGCAGCACTTGCAGGGCAGCCTGCTGGTTTTTGTTGAGATCAGCCTGGACTACAAGTCTGGCGACACCTTTGATGAATTTCGCCGCGCGGTGCTGAAGTTACCTCACGTGCTGGAGTGTCATCTGGTGTCGGGAGATTTCGACTATCTGGTCAAGGCGCGGATCAGCGAGATGGCTTCATACCGCAAGTTGCTGGGCGACATCCTGCTCAAATTGCCCCACGTGCGTGAGTCCAAGAGCTATATCGTGATGGAAGAAGTGAAAGAGAGCCTGAACCTGCCGATTGCCGATTGA
- a CDS encoding YkgJ family cysteine cluster protein, giving the protein MSCNSHKIRFLRQQIPSFDCVPGCHDCCGPVTTSSEEMARLPRKTAAEQEAAMDELDCVHLGPNGCTVYEERPLICRLFGTTPTLPCPNGRRPVEMIHPSAEKLVHEYIASTRQVLV; this is encoded by the coding sequence ATGAGCTGCAACAGTCACAAGATCCGCTTTCTCAGGCAGCAAATCCCCTCGTTTGACTGCGTGCCGGGTTGCCATGACTGCTGCGGACCGGTGACCACCTCCTCCGAAGAAATGGCCCGCTTGCCGCGCAAGACTGCCGCCGAGCAGGAAGCCGCGATGGACGAGCTTGACTGTGTGCACCTGGGACCCAATGGCTGCACGGTGTATGAAGAGCGACCATTGATCTGTCGCCTGTTCGGCACCACGCCCACACTGCCCTGCCCCAACGGCCGACGCCCGGTGGAGATGATTCATCCCAGCGCTGAGAAGCTGGTGCATGAATACATCGCCAGTACGCGCCAGGTGCTGGTTTAA
- a CDS encoding FAD-binding oxidoreductase, producing MSAPVQRSQHTASYYAASSLPQPDHPVLQGDVVADVCVVGGGFSGLNTALELAERGMSVVLLEAHKIGWGASGRNGGQLIRGVGHGLEQFEGVIGKDGVRQMKLMGLEAVEIVRRRVERFNIACDLTWGYCDLANKPRDLEGFAEEAQELRGLGYRHEVRLLQASEVHSVVGSDRYVGGLIDMGSGHLHPLNLALGEAAAAAQLGVKLFENSTVTRIDYGPEVRVHTAQGSVRAKSLVLGCNAYLKDLNPQLSGKVLPAGSYIIATEPLSEAQAHALLPQNMAVCDQRVALDYYRLSADRRLLFGGACHYSGRDPQDIAAYMRPKMLEVFPHLNDVKIDYQWGGMIGIGANRLPQIGRLQEQPNVYYAQAYSGHGVNATHLAGRLLAEAISGQHSDGFDLFAKVPHITFPGGKYLRSPLLALGMLWHRIKELR from the coding sequence ATGAGCGCCCCGGTTCAGCGCAGCCAGCACACCGCCTCTTATTACGCCGCCAGCAGCCTGCCGCAGCCCGATCATCCGGTGCTGCAGGGTGATGTGGTGGCGGATGTGTGCGTGGTGGGTGGCGGCTTTTCCGGGCTCAACACCGCGTTGGAGCTTGCCGAGCGCGGCATGAGCGTCGTTTTGCTCGAGGCTCACAAGATCGGCTGGGGCGCCAGCGGGCGCAATGGCGGTCAATTGATTCGCGGTGTCGGCCATGGCCTTGAGCAGTTTGAAGGGGTTATCGGCAAAGACGGCGTACGGCAGATGAAGTTGATGGGGCTGGAGGCGGTGGAAATCGTTCGCCGTCGCGTAGAGCGCTTCAATATCGCCTGCGACCTGACATGGGGCTACTGCGATCTGGCCAACAAGCCGCGTGACCTTGAAGGTTTTGCCGAAGAAGCCCAGGAACTGCGGGGTTTGGGCTATCGCCACGAAGTCCGTCTGCTGCAAGCCAGCGAGGTGCATAGCGTGGTGGGCTCGGATCGTTATGTCGGCGGCCTGATCGATATGGGCTCGGGGCATTTGCATCCACTCAACCTGGCGCTGGGCGAAGCGGCGGCAGCTGCGCAGCTGGGCGTGAAGCTATTTGAAAACTCCACCGTGACCCGTATCGATTATGGCCCTGAAGTAAGGGTACACACGGCGCAGGGCTCGGTACGGGCCAAAAGCCTGGTGCTGGGCTGCAACGCCTATTTAAAAGACCTGAATCCGCAACTGAGTGGCAAGGTACTGCCTGCGGGCAGCTACATCATCGCCACCGAGCCGCTGAGCGAAGCCCAGGCCCACGCCTTGCTGCCGCAGAACATGGCGGTGTGTGATCAGCGGGTGGCGCTGGATTACTACAGGTTATCGGCGGATCGACGTTTGCTGTTTGGGGGGGCTTGTCACTATTCGGGTCGCGATCCTCAAGACATTGCGGCGTATATGCGGCCCAAAATGCTTGAGGTGTTCCCGCACCTCAACGACGTGAAAATCGATTACCAGTGGGGCGGCATGATCGGCATTGGCGCCAACCGCTTGCCGCAAATCGGCCGCCTGCAAGAGCAGCCCAATGTGTATTACGCCCAGGCGTATTCAGGGCATGGGGTCAACGCGACTCACCTGGCGGGCAGGTTGCTGGCCGAAGCCATCAGTGGTCAGCACAGCGACGGTTTTGACCTGTTCGCCAAAGTCCCGCACATCACCTTCCCTGGCGGCAAATACCTGCGCTCGCCGTTGCTGGCGCTGGGGATGCTGTGGCATCGGATCAAAGAGCTGCGTTAA
- a CDS encoding DUF1127 domain-containing protein: MNGLSDVRLTLHSQQLLAEHEAREIINAPAALGRWSLFWHRARSRRVLLNLDENQLRDVGLSREMARREGCKPFWRS; encoded by the coding sequence ATGAATGGTTTGAGCGATGTCCGCCTGACGCTGCACAGCCAACAATTACTGGCCGAACACGAGGCCAGGGAAATCATTAACGCCCCTGCAGCGCTGGGGCGCTGGAGCCTGTTCTGGCACCGCGCACGCAGCCGCCGCGTGCTGCTCAACCTTGACGAGAATCAACTGCGTGACGTGGGCCTGAGCCGCGAAATGGCCCGACGCGAAGGCTGCAAACCTTTTTGGCGTTCGTGA
- a CDS encoding PLP-dependent aminotransferase family protein: MSLYVNLADLLGTRIEQGFYRPGDRLPSVRALSAEHGVSLSTVQQAYRLLEDNGLASPRPKSGYFVPMERELPALPGMGKPAQRPVEISQWEQVLELVRSVPQKDVIQLGRGMPDVTTPTIKLLLRSLAQISRRLDLPGLYYDNVYGVLGLREQLARLLLDSGCQLGAEDLVITTGCHEALSCSIRAVCEPGDIVAVDSPSFHGAMQTLKGLGMKALEIPTDPLTGISLEALELALEQWPIKAIQITPSCNNPLGYIMPEARKRALVILAQRFDVAIIEDDVYGELAYTYPRPRTIKSFDDDGRVLLCSSFSKTLAPGLRVGWVAPGRYLERVLHMKYISTGSTAPQPQLAIADFLKNGHFEPHLRKMRSQYQRNRDLMLGWISRYFPPGTRASRPQGSFMLWLELPEGFDSLRLNRALLDQGVQIAVGSIFSASGKYRNCLRMNYAAKPTPQVEEAVRKVGMAASKLLAEAV; encoded by the coding sequence ATGTCCCTTTACGTCAATCTCGCTGACCTGCTCGGTACGCGCATCGAACAGGGCTTTTATCGTCCTGGCGACCGATTGCCATCAGTGCGGGCGCTAAGCGCCGAGCATGGCGTGAGCCTGAGCACGGTGCAGCAGGCGTATCGGTTGCTGGAAGACAATGGGCTGGCTTCGCCACGCCCCAAGTCCGGGTACTTCGTGCCAATGGAACGTGAGCTGCCTGCCTTGCCGGGCATGGGTAAACCGGCTCAGCGGCCGGTGGAAATTTCCCAGTGGGAACAAGTGCTGGAACTGGTGCGTTCCGTGCCGCAGAAGGACGTGATCCAGTTGGGACGGGGCATGCCTGACGTCACTACGCCAACTATCAAGCTGCTGTTGCGCAGCCTGGCGCAAATCAGTCGTCGCCTGGATTTGCCCGGTCTGTATTACGACAACGTGTACGGGGTGCTGGGCCTGCGTGAGCAGTTGGCGCGTCTGTTGCTCGATTCGGGCTGCCAGCTGGGTGCTGAAGACCTGGTGATCACTACCGGCTGCCATGAGGCGCTGTCGTGCAGTATTCGCGCGGTGTGTGAGCCGGGTGACATCGTGGCGGTCGATTCGCCGAGTTTTCATGGCGCCATGCAAACCCTCAAGGGGTTGGGCATGAAGGCGCTCGAGATCCCTACCGATCCGCTGACCGGCATCAGTCTCGAGGCGCTGGAGCTGGCGCTGGAGCAGTGGCCGATCAAGGCGATCCAGATTACGCCCAGCTGTAACAACCCGCTGGGCTACATCATGCCCGAGGCTCGCAAGCGGGCGCTGGTGATACTGGCTCAGCGTTTTGATGTGGCGATTATCGAAGACGATGTGTACGGCGAACTGGCTTATACCTATCCGCGTCCGCGCACGATCAAATCCTTCGACGATGATGGGCGGGTCTTGCTGTGCAGCTCATTTTCCAAAACCCTGGCGCCCGGCTTGCGCGTTGGCTGGGTCGCGCCGGGTCGTTATCTGGAGCGGGTGCTGCACATGAAATACATCAGCACCGGTTCCACAGCGCCACAGCCGCAACTGGCCATTGCCGACTTTTTAAAGAACGGCCATTTCGAACCGCACCTGCGCAAAATGCGCAGCCAATATCAGCGCAATCGAGACCTGATGCTGGGCTGGATCAGTCGCTACTTTCCACCCGGCACTCGCGCCAGTCGGCCCCAAGGCAGTTTTATGCTCTGGCTGGAGCTGCCGGAAGGGTTTGACAGCTTGCGCCTCAACCGCGCGCTGCTGGATCAGGGGGTGCAGATTGCGGTGGGCAGTATTTTCTCTGCCTCGGGCAAATACCGTAACTGCTTGCGCATGAACTACGCTGCAAAGCCTACGCCTCAGGTTGAGGAGGCGGTGCGCAAGGTCGGGATGGCGGCCAGTAAACTGTTGGCAGAAGCTGTTTAA